Proteins from a genomic interval of Desulfovibrio piger:
- a CDS encoding IS1595 family transposase produces the protein MAMKNKYAYRSRISEAKIRQLVKLFSVDLTASQIAELSGVNRNTVNRYVTAFRERIARYCEAESPVKGEVEVDESYFGARRVRGIRGRGARGKTIVFGLFKRNDNVYTEIVPDCSRATLQGIIRGRVDLESVIHSDGWRGYDGLVDLGYQKHFRVQHSHNEFSNKHSHINGIESFWSYAKTRLVRFRGLQKQTFYLHLKECEFRFNHRQEDIYLLVLKLLRENPLS, from the coding sequence ATGGCAATGAAAAACAAATACGCATATCGTTCAAGAATTTCCGAGGCAAAAATTCGGCAACTTGTGAAGCTTTTTTCCGTTGATTTGACAGCTTCACAGATTGCGGAATTGTCCGGTGTTAACCGAAACACCGTCAACCGGTATGTGACGGCTTTCCGGGAAAGAATTGCCCGTTATTGCGAGGCGGAGTCTCCCGTCAAAGGGGAAGTCGAGGTTGATGAAAGCTACTTCGGCGCTCGCCGGGTCAGGGGCATCAGAGGCCGTGGAGCACGCGGAAAAACCATTGTTTTCGGCCTGTTCAAACGCAATGATAACGTCTATACGGAGATCGTTCCTGATTGCTCCAGAGCCACTCTCCAGGGCATCATACGTGGACGTGTAGACCTTGAAAGCGTCATTCATTCCGATGGTTGGCGAGGTTATGACGGGCTCGTCGATTTGGGATACCAAAAACACTTCCGCGTCCAGCATTCGCACAATGAATTTTCCAATAAGCACTCACATATCAATGGGATAGAAAGTTTTTGGAGCTATGCAAAAACCCGGCTGGTTCGTTTTAGAGGCCTTCAAAAACAAACGTTTTATCTCCATTTGAAAGAATGTGAGTTTCGGTTTAATCATAGACAAGAGGACATTTACCTTCTGGTGCTAAAACTGCTCAGAGAAAATCCTCTCAGCTAG
- a CDS encoding IS5 family transposase (programmed frameshift) — translation MSKAEMLTDDQWSVLEPLFQKERTGAGRPQIHSDREVLNGVLWVLRTGAAWADLPDRFPSSATCYRRFSKWVKDGRLRKILESLARHLEDNGLINLEECFIDGTFVVAKKGAQKLGKTKRGKGTKLMVIADASGLPIAVYTDSANPHEVRLVQATINEIVTLGRPRRIIGDRAYDSDPLDEALASQGIELIAPHRKNRKKPATQDGRLLRRYKRRWKIERLFAWLNKFKKAITRWERCVERFTALVHLAFSMILLRRVIKIAH, via the exons ATGAGCAAAGCCGAAATGCTAACTGATGATCAATGGTCTGTCCTGGAACCTCTTTTTCAGAAAGAGCGCACAGGCGCAGGACGTCCACAAATTCATTCTGACAGAGAAGTTTTAAATGGCGTCCTCTGGGTCTTGCGTACAGGCGCGGCATGGGCGGACTTACCGGACAGGTTTCCATCTTCCGCAACTTGCTATCGGAGATTCAGCAAATGGGTAAAAGATGGAAGGCTTCGAAAAATTCTGGAGTCTCTGGCCCGGCATCTTGAAGATAATGGCCTGATAAATCTGGAAGAATGCTTCATTGACGGCACATTCGTTGTCGCAAAAAAAGGGGCCCAAAAGT TGGGAAAGACCAAGCGGGGCAAAGGTACGAAGCTCATGGTTATTGCTGACGCTTCTGGTTTACCTATCGCCGTGTACACGGATTCTGCTAACCCTCATGAAGTCAGACTTGTCCAGGCTACAATCAATGAAATTGTCACGTTGGGACGACCCCGAAGAATTATTGGGGATCGTGCCTATGACAGCGATCCGCTTGATGAAGCCCTTGCTTCTCAGGGAATTGAACTCATCGCGCCGCACCGCAAGAATCGTAAAAAGCCGGCGACGCAAGACGGACGGCTCTTGCGCCGTTACAAAAGAAGATGGAAAATTGAACGCCTTTTTGCGTGGCTTAACAAATTTAAAAAGGCAATAACTCGTTGGGAAAGGTGCGTTGAACGTTTTACGGCTCTTGTCCACCTTGCTTTTTCTATGATTTTGTTGAGAAGAGTTATAAAAATTGCCCATTAA
- a CDS encoding DNA polymerase, translating into MKNVIEIYKESGRPMIRKSNNEYAGACPSCGGHDRLIMWQTSRDPRQHYGNFYCRQCGIGGGAEKLLQLLRNSTSIIQQKTTFCTPKMRRWTQQSIVSVPNEITDRGFITTLQRAQYKLSTGMKNVEHKEVFKHFLQFRHIKEATAIKYHLGIFDKSIPFSPDTNRSDVFKLPVGIVIPTYRDNKLRSIKIRTIDDNHAKYTIMRGCQQLPFIIKEDPKKGAPIIIVESELDAILLAQEAGPLFNYIALGSASAKIDIEIAEMIEKSSKVFFCPDYDEPGFAAFSRWKEQFKKIHLAVLPKCKDPTEAIQNSVDIKEWALKLRTTQVSTQWSLEQRFSFTKIRDSNDLTNFIHSLSKIDEQKTVAIEYDSAHGLLAFSDGGTHTAIGRFEDMSDTWLSSLAPLKLYAFDPTILRRDIPEMANFPAIESILFWYHALTGKGEGQSIASLSRLLLGHRGGQDDLFAPHQLSEEKVVAGDARAVAQLAKHFDSVPMKDAQRSYYTLLRDAQQSLADMMRHGLTINWEAFKEAGGEQQCANILHHRDDDGRVRAWFSPCTVITGRLSCSSPNLHSFPNELKHTVIAPEGYVFVDADYRQSELRIAATLAQDTAMLEAMNAGLDIHRETAARIFKISPQEVTPRCRQVCKAVNFSFLYGQTAKGLFKSLHEHGLDISFEDCQRLFHEFGKNYPNLVKWKDEQKHLCMDLQKDIMTFPQTGITTSLNRFIPINILNWSFKSKIVNYIVQGSASEMMLYVLNILPKKLSDIDAKIVHCIHDEFLLEVAEKDADKACKILTETMTESFQFIFNSNYTNNLIDCGIGKTWAEAK; encoded by the coding sequence ATGAAAAATGTCATCGAAATCTATAAGGAAAGTGGACGCCCCATGATTCGTAAAAGTAATAACGAATACGCTGGGGCATGCCCGTCTTGCGGCGGACATGATCGCCTGATCATGTGGCAGACGAGCCGTGATCCGCGACAGCATTACGGCAATTTCTACTGCCGCCAATGTGGTATAGGGGGTGGCGCAGAAAAATTGCTCCAACTTCTGCGAAACAGTACCTCGATAATACAGCAAAAAACAACATTCTGCACACCGAAGATGCGACGCTGGACACAGCAAAGTATTGTTTCCGTACCTAATGAAATTACTGATCGAGGCTTCATTACTACTCTTCAAAGAGCTCAGTATAAACTGAGTACAGGCATGAAAAACGTCGAACACAAAGAAGTATTTAAACATTTTTTGCAGTTCCGGCACATAAAAGAGGCCACAGCCATCAAATATCATCTTGGAATCTTTGACAAGTCAATCCCATTTTCTCCAGATACAAATCGTAGTGACGTGTTCAAATTACCTGTTGGCATTGTCATCCCTACATATCGAGACAATAAACTACGCAGCATAAAAATAAGAACTATTGACGACAATCATGCCAAATATACCATCATGAGGGGATGCCAACAGCTCCCGTTTATTATTAAGGAAGATCCTAAAAAAGGAGCTCCTATTATTATCGTTGAATCAGAATTGGATGCTATCCTTTTAGCCCAAGAGGCTGGCCCCCTGTTCAATTACATAGCTCTAGGATCTGCATCTGCAAAAATAGATATAGAGATAGCTGAAATGATTGAAAAGTCATCAAAAGTTTTCTTCTGTCCTGACTACGATGAGCCTGGATTTGCTGCCTTTAGTCGTTGGAAGGAACAATTTAAAAAGATACACCTTGCAGTATTACCAAAGTGTAAAGATCCGACAGAGGCAATACAAAATAGCGTTGACATTAAAGAATGGGCATTGAAATTACGCACGACACAAGTATCAACTCAATGGAGCCTTGAACAAAGATTTTCATTTACAAAAATAAGGGATAGTAACGATCTCACAAATTTTATACATTCGTTGTCAAAAATAGACGAACAGAAAACAGTCGCAATAGAATACGATTCTGCTCACGGCCTGCTTGCCTTCTCAGATGGTGGAACTCATACAGCTATAGGCCGGTTCGAGGATATGTCCGATACATGGCTTTCAAGTCTGGCGCCATTGAAACTGTATGCCTTTGACCCCACGATCTTACGCCGTGATATTCCTGAAATGGCCAACTTCCCTGCTATAGAAAGTATCCTCTTCTGGTACCATGCTTTAACAGGGAAGGGGGAGGGACAGAGCATTGCATCTTTGAGCAGACTACTTTTAGGGCACCGGGGGGGCCAAGATGATTTATTTGCTCCCCATCAACTATCTGAGGAAAAAGTGGTGGCAGGAGATGCGCGTGCAGTGGCGCAATTAGCGAAACATTTCGATTCCGTCCCCATGAAAGACGCACAAAGATCCTACTACACATTACTGCGCGATGCTCAGCAGAGCTTGGCCGACATGATGCGACATGGCCTGACAATCAACTGGGAGGCTTTTAAAGAAGCAGGTGGAGAGCAGCAGTGTGCAAATATCCTGCACCATCGGGATGATGACGGACGTGTCCGTGCATGGTTTAGCCCCTGCACAGTCATAACCGGACGGCTATCGTGCTCGAGTCCCAATCTGCACAGTTTTCCTAATGAGCTAAAGCATACAGTGATTGCCCCAGAAGGATATGTATTTGTTGATGCCGATTATCGCCAGTCTGAGCTACGAATTGCTGCCACACTTGCTCAAGATACTGCCATGCTCGAAGCAATGAATGCTGGCCTTGATATCCACAGAGAGACAGCTGCACGGATTTTTAAAATTAGTCCTCAAGAGGTAACACCTAGATGTCGGCAAGTCTGTAAAGCTGTCAATTTTAGCTTTCTTTATGGACAGACTGCAAAAGGACTATTTAAATCTCTTCATGAACATGGACTAGATATATCATTCGAAGATTGTCAACGTCTATTCCATGAATTTGGAAAAAACTATCCCAATTTAGTAAAATGGAAAGATGAGCAAAAACATCTGTGCATGGATTTACAAAAAGATATTATGACATTTCCCCAAACCGGGATAACTACGTCATTGAATAGATTCATACCTATCAATATATTAAATTGGTCATTCAAATCAAAAATCGTCAACTATATAGTCCAAGGGTCAGCATCAGAAATGATGCTGTATGTACTGAACATTTTACCCAAAAAACTATCAGATATTGACGCTAAAATAGTCCATTGCATACATGATGAATTTCTACTTGAGGTAGCAGAAAAAGATGCAGATAAAGCATGTAAAATCTTAACTGAAACCATGACTGAATCTTTTCAGTTTATATTCAATAGTAATTATACCAACAACCTAATCGACTGTGGCATAGGAAAAACATGGGCAGAAGCGAAGTAA
- a CDS encoding DNA primase family protein: protein MTKIDNNHLEQPIEVAEETTTSKRSNKVKNNVIKDTDMLYQASEKANQIFKEIKLKEDLSIYDLNTIPVDKDIYIINIIAKHYLHDKFVIVDDISKTPVLKCSDGNIWVYDTSREYLDADNWIINLIDDSLKKINEKSIDLCDNKYMQEAIDEYRKSLSKKKHSLIAKKNYDRIIRRAMYGKNGCSVSESIFDKDINTLTTPNGIIDLRTGDIRDTLPTDYRRRHTSCDLLPEAYQKAPEIWLKTLRECLYPVVKEAFPSASDEQLEEHFTQLIGFIQRLLGYCLIGSNPEQKFIIFVGHKGRNGKGVICHVLREILNDYACEVRSEMFMKGRQKSSGDATSDIMATEGKRLMIGSENDRGDSLNATFLKRITGGDKLSGRALYQNEREFMPTAVPIILTNFFPYFDSEDTALLRRCICIPFMRTFKENPDPNNFYEGEIDYNLEDKLRDEYQYILSWLVDGAVYYSNEGRLKIPEYINRYTNEYRKSKDTLGAFIDECCKVSDKYKISSSNLYAAYAQWAHEAGNTTYSRQVFKDRMTSKGFRYQKSNTMVIHGLTLNDDAEIWDLIDFYNNRKRPGSDRSTPGTALTKHVRGLDKEGKDKIQDDHSFQL from the coding sequence ATGACTAAAATTGACAACAACCACCTTGAACAACCTATAGAAGTAGCAGAGGAAACTACTACATCAAAACGTAGTAACAAAGTTAAAAATAACGTAATTAAAGATACAGACATGTTATATCAAGCATCAGAAAAAGCCAATCAAATATTTAAAGAAATTAAATTAAAAGAAGACTTATCGATATATGATCTGAATACTATTCCAGTTGATAAAGATATATATATCATAAACATTATTGCGAAGCATTATCTTCACGATAAATTCGTAATCGTTGACGACATCTCAAAAACTCCAGTATTAAAGTGCTCTGATGGAAACATATGGGTATATGATACATCAAGAGAATACCTTGATGCAGACAATTGGATTATAAATTTGATAGATGACTCATTAAAGAAAATTAATGAAAAAAGTATAGATCTCTGTGATAACAAGTATATGCAAGAAGCTATCGATGAATATCGTAAATCTCTAAGCAAAAAAAAGCATAGTCTGATCGCTAAGAAAAATTACGATAGAATTATTCGTCGAGCGATGTATGGAAAGAATGGGTGTAGTGTAAGTGAATCAATATTTGATAAAGATATAAATACACTTACAACACCAAATGGAATAATCGATTTACGTACTGGAGATATTCGTGACACCCTCCCTACGGATTATCGTCGAAGGCATACTTCCTGCGACTTATTACCAGAAGCATATCAAAAAGCCCCGGAGATCTGGCTAAAGACATTGCGTGAATGTCTATATCCAGTTGTCAAAGAGGCTTTCCCCTCTGCTTCAGATGAACAACTTGAAGAGCACTTTACACAGCTGATCGGATTCATTCAGAGGCTTTTAGGATACTGTCTAATTGGAAGCAATCCCGAACAGAAATTTATTATCTTCGTCGGACATAAGGGGCGTAACGGCAAAGGGGTCATCTGCCATGTCTTACGTGAAATTCTAAATGATTATGCCTGTGAGGTACGCTCAGAAATGTTCATGAAGGGTAGACAAAAAAGTAGCGGAGATGCCACTTCCGATATCATGGCTACTGAGGGGAAGAGACTGATGATAGGTAGTGAGAACGATCGAGGAGATTCTCTCAATGCTACATTTCTTAAGCGAATCACTGGTGGTGATAAACTCTCTGGTCGAGCCCTGTATCAAAATGAAAGGGAATTTATGCCGACAGCTGTTCCCATTATTTTGACAAACTTCTTTCCCTATTTTGACTCCGAAGATACAGCTTTACTGAGGCGCTGTATTTGCATCCCGTTTATGAGGACATTCAAAGAAAATCCTGATCCTAATAATTTCTATGAAGGAGAAATTGACTATAATCTAGAAGACAAGCTACGAGATGAATACCAATACATTTTATCATGGCTTGTAGACGGGGCAGTATATTATTCCAATGAAGGCAGGCTTAAAATCCCTGAATACATCAATAGGTATACTAATGAATACAGAAAAAGCAAAGATACACTAGGGGCTTTTATTGATGAGTGCTGTAAGGTATCTGATAAATACAAAATAAGCTCTAGCAACCTCTATGCTGCGTATGCCCAATGGGCGCATGAGGCTGGCAATACAACTTATAGCCGCCAAGTATTTAAAGACAGAATGACAAGCAAGGGATTTAGATATCAAAAAAGCAACACGATGGTTATCCATGGGCTCACCCTGAATGATGATGCAGAGATTTGGGATCTGATTGATTTCTACAACAATAGAAAGCGTCCCGGGTCTGACAGGTCAACCCCTGGAACGGCCCTGACAAAACATGTCAGAGGCTTGGATAAAGAAGGCAAGGATAAGATTCAGGATGATCATAGCTTTCAGCTTTAG
- a CDS encoding helix-turn-helix transcriptional regulator — protein sequence MIEVSPSHQLLSAAQIYKMFSISKTTLYRWIDEGFFEPGLRLGPNCVRWRASTVNAFIKKRERQTQLEQEL from the coding sequence ATGATTGAAGTCTCTCCATCCCATCAACTTTTGTCCGCAGCTCAGATATACAAGATGTTTTCCATCAGTAAAACAACACTTTATCGCTGGATTGACGAGGGTTTCTTTGAGCCAGGTTTACGCCTTGGCCCGAACTGTGTCCGATGGCGTGCCTCAACAGTAAATGCCTTCATTAAGAAGCGCGAACGGCAAACGCAATTAGAGCAGGAGTTGTGA
- a CDS encoding tyrosine-type recombinase/integrase: MSGINKLTDRQIKNLKPGARRIKIGDGDKLWLFVSPSGIKVWRMLWKEGNTQKQFTIGPYPTISLKEAREKRDAVNGLLVQGLDPNEQYRSEQEQQDEETNLTFRVVAQEWYEKRTVTQTESTRRLKMQRLERHVFPSFGNIPIKQLTPRDIILALHAIESQGRREMARRVGQIVGQICRYARVVGYLEYDLSSGITEALEPKGPVQHRATITDPKKIGYLLRDIDDYPGSIVTKYALKILPYVFVRSQELRRARWADIDFQKHLWVIPAEHMKMKRLHAVPLARQVECLLKELHTWTGGGEFLFPSPQSRARVITEICLLNALRRVGYGKEELCIHGFRAMASTLLNEQGFRADVIEAQLAHREKNAVRAAYNHAQYLPERAKMMQSWADYLDELRTSACHKPSTK; encoded by the coding sequence ATGAGCGGAATCAACAAGTTGACGGACAGACAAATTAAAAATCTCAAGCCCGGAGCACGGCGGATCAAAATCGGCGACGGTGATAAACTTTGGCTCTTCGTCTCACCTTCGGGCATCAAAGTATGGCGGATGCTCTGGAAAGAAGGGAACACGCAAAAACAGTTCACCATAGGCCCGTATCCTACCATCTCCCTAAAAGAAGCCCGCGAAAAACGCGACGCCGTCAATGGGCTGCTAGTGCAAGGCCTTGACCCCAACGAGCAATATCGTTCTGAACAGGAGCAACAGGACGAGGAGACCAACCTTACCTTCCGCGTTGTCGCTCAAGAGTGGTATGAAAAGCGCACGGTCACCCAGACAGAAAGCACCCGCCGTCTCAAGATGCAACGGCTGGAACGACACGTCTTTCCCTCGTTTGGGAACATTCCCATAAAGCAGCTCACGCCCCGGGATATCATCCTTGCCCTCCATGCCATCGAAAGTCAGGGACGTCGGGAAATGGCTCGGCGTGTGGGGCAAATCGTAGGGCAAATATGCCGCTATGCCAGAGTAGTAGGCTATCTGGAGTATGACCTTTCTTCGGGGATCACTGAAGCTCTGGAACCCAAAGGTCCGGTTCAGCATAGGGCCACGATCACGGATCCGAAGAAAATCGGTTACCTTCTCCGAGACATCGACGACTACCCCGGAAGTATCGTCACGAAGTACGCGCTGAAAATCCTCCCCTACGTTTTTGTGCGCTCGCAAGAACTACGCCGTGCTCGCTGGGCAGATATAGATTTTCAAAAGCATCTATGGGTGATTCCCGCCGAACACATGAAAATGAAGCGGCTGCATGCTGTCCCTCTTGCTAGACAGGTGGAATGCCTGCTCAAAGAGCTTCACACATGGACTGGAGGTGGAGAATTCCTCTTCCCCTCCCCTCAATCCAGAGCACGGGTCATCACTGAAATATGCCTGCTCAACGCTTTGCGTCGCGTAGGGTACGGAAAGGAAGAGCTCTGCATCCATGGATTCCGAGCAATGGCAAGTACGCTCCTTAACGAGCAAGGCTTCCGCGCGGATGTCATTGAGGCACAGCTTGCACACAGGGAAAAAAATGCGGTACGTGCGGCATACAACCACGCCCAGTACCTCCCCGAGAGAGCGAAGATGATGCAGTCCTGGGCCGATTACCTGGATGAGCTGCGGACCAGCGCTTGCCACAAACCATCGACAAAATAG